From the Selenomonas sp. oral taxon 920 genome, the window GCAGCTCTGCAAGGCGCGCAAGCCGCTCTGTGGGGAGTGTCCGCTCGCTCCGATCTGTCCGAGTGCGGCATGATTATAAATGGGGGTGGGCGTATGGTCTATCGAAAGGCGCGTTTTGATGACATCGAGTCCATCTACGAACTCGTGCATATCTATGCGGCACAGGGGGAGATGCTCCCGCGTTCGCGCAATACCCTCTATGAGAATCTGCGCGACATGATTGTTGCAGAGGACGCGGGAGCGGTCGTCGGGGTCGGTGCCCTGCACATCATGTGGGATCGGCTTGCTGAGGTACGCATGATGGCGATTGATCCTGCGCGTACACGACAGGGGATTGGAGCGGAGATTGTCGGGTATCTGCTCACGGAGGGAGATGCACTCGGCATCGAGAAGGTGTTTACGCTGACCTATAAGCCGGATTTTTTCCGTAAGCTCGGCTTTATCCGCATCAGCCGTGAAGAACTGCCGCAGAAGGTTTGGAAAGAGTGCATCGACTGCCCGAAGTATCCAAACTGTGACGAAATTGCTATGATCAAGGTATGATGGAGGAGCATTATGATTGTTGTTATGAATTCCAGAGCCACACAGGAAAATATCGATCAGGTGGTCGCGAAGATCGAGCAGGCAGGACTTCGGACGCATCTGTCGGAGGGGGAGGATCGCTTCATCATCGGTGTGATCGGCGATAAGAACCTCATTGCAGGGCTTGAGATGAATATGATGGATGGTGTTGAGAAAACAGTTCGTATTACAGAGAAGTATAAGCTGGTCAGCCGCGATTTCCATCCGGCGAACAGTATTGTTGACGTGGCGGGCTTTCCTGTCGGCGGTGAGCAGCTTGCCATTATGGCAGGACCCTGCTCTGTCGAGAGTTATGACCAGCTCTATGAGGTTGCCGTCAAGGTCAAGGAAGCCGGTGCACAGTTCTTGCGCGGCGGAGCGTTCAAGCCGCGCACAAGCCCGTATGACTTTCAGGGGCTCGGGATTGAGGGGCTGAAAATTCTTCGTGATGTCGGAGATAAGACGGGGCTGCGTGTTGTGACCGAAATCGTGGATAAGGACGATATTGAGGTCGTGTCAGAGTATGCTGATCTGCTTCAGGTTGGTGCGCGCAATATGCAGAATTTCCAAATGCTCAAAGCACTTGGCAAAGTGCAGACACCGGTGCTCTTCAAACGCGGACTGTCCGCAACGATCAGCGAATGGCTGAATGCCGCAGAGTACATTGCCTCGGGCGGAAACGAGAACATTATATTCTGTGAGCGAGGTATCCGCACGTATGAGACTTTTACGCGCAATACAATGGATCTCAATGCAGTTGCGGCACTCAAGGAACTAACGCATTTCCCCGTTATTGCCGATCCGAGCCACGGGACGGGACGCTGGCAGATGGTGCGCCCGCTGGCGCGTGCTTCCGTTGCCGTCGGGGCGGACGGTCTCATTATCGAGGTGCACTGCCATCCGGAGTGTGCACTCTCGGACGGCGACCAGAGCTTGGTGCCGCGCAATTTTGAACAGCTGATGGCTGAGGTGCGCCAAATTGCGCCTACGGTTGGTCGACGCGCATGAGCAGGACGAAGCTCGCCATTATCGGCGTTGGTCTCATCGGTGGCTCACTTGGCCTCTGTCTGAAGGCGGCACTCGGCGAAAAGATCCATATCACGGGACTCTGCCGAACGGAAGAGTCCATGCGCGCTGCAGTGGAATGTGGCGCGGTGGATGAGGCTTCGGCTGACCTTGCAGCTGTGGTTGGAGAGGCAGACATTGTATATCTCAGTCCGCCCGTCCTTCAGATTGTGCCGATGGTGAAGCGGATTTTGCCATATTTGAAACACGGCGCGGTCCTGACGGATGCGGGCAGCACGAAGGGGGATGTTTACGAGGCTCTGCATGAGATTCTGCCCCCGCATGTGTACTATGTGCCAGGGCATCCGATGACGGGACGCGAGAAAAGCGGCGTGACGGCGGCGACGAAGGATCTCTTTGTCCACAAGGCGTACGTTATCATCGACGATCCGTCTGTGCCGCAGGAGATCAAGGAGCGCTTGATGGCGCTTCTAAAGCATACAGGTGCGAACTTCACCACACTCGATCTCGCGCAGCATGATCGCTGTGCTGCAGTCATCAGTCATGTTCCGCATCTTGCGGCAGCGGCGCTCGTCACGCTCCTGAACCGCAGTGGGGATGATTTGAACTCCTGTCTTAAGCTCATCGGCGGCGGCTTTAAGGACACAACACGAATTGCTTCATCGAATGCGGATATGTGGGCAGACATCTGCATGACAAATAGGAAGCCCATTGCGGACGCTCTGCGTGAGCTGAGGACTATCCTCGATGAGGTCGCCATGGCGGTAGAGGCGGGGGATCGGCAGGCAGTGCATGATTATTTTGCTGCCTCAAAGGAACGGCGCGATGGTATTCTTCACGATGCAGAACAAAAATTTGATACGAATTGACGTTTTTTTTCAAAGCCCTCTTTTTTTTAGAACGTATATATGCTATGATAAATATGGCTATGTGTGTACGAAAAAATCCTGTCAGGGGGTATTAGTGTGAAGAAGACCAGAATATCCACACGGCGTCAATCCGAAATCTTGCAGTATATCAAAGACTTTCTGGTGGAGAAGGGCTACCCGCCCTCTGTACGTGAGATTGGAACGGCGGTCGGATTGAAGTCGAGCTCAACGGTACATCGCTATCTCGCCATGCTCGAGGAGAATGGTGCGATTCGTCGCGATGCGACAAAACCGCGTGCGATCGACATCATGGGTGAGAATCCGTGGGGACGCACGATTCCTGTGCCGCTTGTCGGGACAGTGACGGCAGGCGAGCCGATTTTAGCGGAGCAGAATGTGGAGGAGGTGTTTTCCTTCCCGCGCGGGTTGATCGGCACGTCAGAGGACGTATTTATGCTGCGCATCCAGGGAGACAGCATGATTAACGTTGGCATCTTTGATCGAGATTTTGTGCTTGTGCGGCAGCAGCCGACGGCAAACGACGGCGATATTGTCGTGGCACTCGTTGACGGTGAGTCGGCGACAGTGAAGCGATTCTTCCGCGAGAAAACCTGCATACGCCTTCAGCCGGAGAACGATTCGATGGAGCCGTTCTACGAGACGGATGTTCAGATCCTCGGCAAGGTCATCGGCCTTTATCGTCATATCTGATATTTATATTTTACATATGTAAAATATAAATTTTTGCAGCGCCGCAGTGCTTCTCTAATCCATAGTGTGATTCCTTTGATACATTGGCATTCAATCATAGGGCATCCGCTATGGATTTTTAAGTTTCAAATTCCTGATAGCAACCTTGCTCTATAGCCAAATGCTGCAGGAGTGTGGGCATCAATGGACAGAGGGAAAAAGCCTATAAAACGCTTGTGGAAACGCACAGAAGCATTACAGGGCGCAGATCGGGGAAACTCCGTTTTTGGTATCGCTTGATGAGGTGTTTGGCGTTTGTGGAGAAATCAATCTCTATACCTATTGGCAGGGACGGGGATACTCTGAGAACACACCGAACATAAAGTATCTGCTGGTTGGACAGGACTGGGGCAATCCGTTTTCCACACCACTGGTCTTTCAGAATTGAATCAGGAACAGTTAGATGGAGATCGGACTGTGGTATCCTATCTCCCTGTGATTGAGGATTTTATGAAGCTTGAGGGGACGCCTCTTGTCAATGAGTAAACCGGTGCGAGACGTTTTTTATTCAAAAACCGGTCAAGGACTTCCACGCGCTATGTGTTGATATGGAAGATCATGGGATGGTGGAGAATTTAAGCGTTCTTTTTGCCTATGTCACATTTTTGGAACAATGTGATTTGCTGACGTTCTCAACGGAATTGCAAAACGCATACGAATTTCTGTTGGAAGATGTGATGGGGCGCGGCCTGATTGCTATTACGATATCACTCACAATCAAAGGAGAGGTGCTGGCGTCCACGCCGTTGCATGGATTCCTTTTCAACATTTGTCCCCAAAGAGAAAACATTTTCGTTTGGTATAGCATATTCAAAAAGTTTCCGAGATGGTTGTTTTATTTGAGGAAGAGCAGCGTGCAAAAAGCATGGTGCTCTCTTTTCATTTTCAGGGAAGGATGTTATAATAATTCTGTTTTTCTATTATGAGGAATTGTATGGCAACGAAAGAATTGCGCAGCGGTTATACGACGGGGGCGTGCGCGGCTGCAGGGGTCAAGGCTGCGTTTCTCTTTATGGCAGGGGCGGATTGGAATACGATCGACCTGACTGCATTGGATGGAACGCCTTTGACGATTCCTGTGAAGTCTGTCACGGAGACGACGGATGGAATCTGCGCCGAGGTGGTGAAGTTCTCGGGAGACGATCCAGATATTACCAACGGCGTCTCCGTGTTCACAACGGTCGCGTTGCGTGATGGGAAAGGCATTGAGTTCTGTGCGGGCGAAGGTGTCGGTACGGTGACGAAGCGCGGCATGAGTCTTCCCGTCGGCGAGCCGTCGATCAATGAGGGACCGCGGACACTTATTCGCAATGTGGTCGAGGAGATGACAGGACGTGCCGATGTCGGTGCACGCGTGACGATCTCCATCCCCGCAGGCGTGGAACTTGCGAAGAAAACATTAAACCCTGTACTTGGCATCGAGGGCGGGATCTCCGTGATTGGGACGACGGGCGTGCTCCGTCCGATGTCGGAGGAGGCGTTCAAGGATTCTCTTGTGCCGCAAATTGACGTTGCACTTGCGGCGGGCGAGCCAGTGCTCGTATTCGTACCCGGCAAGATCGGGGAGAAAATCGCGCTCTCGCTTGGCGTACCGCAGACAGCACTTATCGAGACAAGCAATTTCATCGGCTTCATGCTGGATCGTGCGGCAGAACGCGGCGCAGAAAAAATCCTCATCCTAGGGCATACGGGGAAACTCGTAAAGATGGCGGCGGGTGTCTTTCATACACACAACCGCATTGCGGATGCACGACTTGAGACGCTTGCGGCCTATGCAGCTGCCGAGGGGCTTGTACAGAAGGATGTTCGTGCTGTCCTCGCAGCAAATACCACTGAGGATGCGATGGAGATTATCGCTGCCGCCGGCCTGATGGAACGCGTCTGTGTTGTGATTGCGGAGCGTGTGCACGTCCGTGCGGAGCGTTATCTCTTTGGCAAGGTTCAGGTCGGCGCACTGATGGTGAACTTTGCGGGGGATATTCTTGGTGCAGACGAACGAGCGCGTTCCTTTGCCCGCGCGTACGGATGGAGACTGGAATCGTGAGTCATAAAATTATTATTGTTGGTATTGGACCAGGAGATCCTGCCTATCTGTTGCCAAAAGCACGGAAAATAATAGAAGATGCGCGTATTCTTGTCGGGGGGAAACGTGCACTTGCGGATCATTCGCACAGTGGGGTGCGGGAGTGCGCCATCGGTGCAGATATCTCGGGCGTGCTTGACTTTATTAGGGATGCTCTTGCAGAGGACGATGTGGTGGTGATGGTCTCGGGCGATCCAGGCTACTACTCCCTATTGGATGCTCTGCGGCGGACGTTTCCAGTGGATCAGATCGGCGTTGTGCCCGGCATCAGTTCTCTGCAGTTTGCGTTCGCACGACTTGCTCTGCCGTGGCACTCTGCACGCCTCCTCAGTTTTCACGGACGGGAGCCTCTAGAGGCGGAGCTCTTTCGTGCGCCCGATGCTATGCTTGGTATGTTGACGGATGGTCGGAACAACTCGCAGACGATTGCCGCACGGCTGCTTTCCCGTGGCTGGCATGAGAAGGACCGTATGTACGTCTGTACGCATCTTTCGTATAAAGATGAAGAAATTATTGAGACGACATTGGGCGCAGCAAAGGATGATGTAGGCATAGGGCACGGTGTCATCATTGTCTGTGCACATGAGGAGAATGTATGAATCTTGGAATAAAAGACGAGGCGTTTGTGCGCGGAAAGGTGCCGATGACAAAGGAGGAAGTTCGTATCCTCACACTTGTCAAAGCACAGATTGCGGCCGATGCTGTTATCTATGATGTTGGGGCAGGAACTGGATCACTTTCGATTGAGGCTGCACGGCTCGCT encodes:
- the cbiD gene encoding cobalt-precorrin-5B (C(1))-methyltransferase CbiD gives rise to the protein MATKELRSGYTTGACAAAGVKAAFLFMAGADWNTIDLTALDGTPLTIPVKSVTETTDGICAEVVKFSGDDPDITNGVSVFTTVALRDGKGIEFCAGEGVGTVTKRGMSLPVGEPSINEGPRTLIRNVVEEMTGRADVGARVTISIPAGVELAKKTLNPVLGIEGGISVIGTTGVLRPMSEEAFKDSLVPQIDVALAAGEPVLVFVPGKIGEKIALSLGVPQTALIETSNFIGFMLDRAAERGAEKILILGHTGKLVKMAAGVFHTHNRIADARLETLAAYAAAEGLVQKDVRAVLAANTTEDAMEIIAAAGLMERVCVVIAERVHVRAERYLFGKVQVGALMVNFAGDILGADERARSFARAYGWRLES
- the cbiE gene encoding precorrin-6y C5,15-methyltransferase (decarboxylating) subunit CbiE gives rise to the protein METGIVSHKIIIVGIGPGDPAYLLPKARKIIEDARILVGGKRALADHSHSGVRECAIGADISGVLDFIRDALAEDDVVVMVSGDPGYYSLLDALRRTFPVDQIGVVPGISSLQFAFARLALPWHSARLLSFHGREPLEAELFRAPDAMLGMLTDGRNNSQTIAARLLSRGWHEKDRMYVCTHLSYKDEEIIETTLGAAKDDVGIGHGVIIVCAHEENV
- the lexA gene encoding transcriptional repressor LexA — translated: MKKTRISTRRQSEILQYIKDFLVEKGYPPSVREIGTAVGLKSSSTVHRYLAMLEENGAIRRDATKPRAIDIMGENPWGRTIPVPLVGTVTAGEPILAEQNVEEVFSFPRGLIGTSEDVFMLRIQGDSMINVGIFDRDFVLVRQQPTANDGDIVVALVDGESATVKRFFREKTCIRLQPENDSMEPFYETDVQILGKVIGLYRHI
- a CDS encoding prephenate dehydrogenase; translation: MSRTKLAIIGVGLIGGSLGLCLKAALGEKIHITGLCRTEESMRAAVECGAVDEASADLAAVVGEADIVYLSPPVLQIVPMVKRILPYLKHGAVLTDAGSTKGDVYEALHEILPPHVYYVPGHPMTGREKSGVTAATKDLFVHKAYVIIDDPSVPQEIKERLMALLKHTGANFTTLDLAQHDRCAAVISHVPHLAAAALVTLLNRSGDDLNSCLKLIGGGFKDTTRIASSNADMWADICMTNRKPIADALRELRTILDEVAMAVEAGDRQAVHDYFAASKERRDGILHDAEQKFDTN
- the aroF gene encoding 3-deoxy-7-phosphoheptulonate synthase codes for the protein MIVVMNSRATQENIDQVVAKIEQAGLRTHLSEGEDRFIIGVIGDKNLIAGLEMNMMDGVEKTVRITEKYKLVSRDFHPANSIVDVAGFPVGGEQLAIMAGPCSVESYDQLYEVAVKVKEAGAQFLRGGAFKPRTSPYDFQGLGIEGLKILRDVGDKTGLRVVTEIVDKDDIEVVSEYADLLQVGARNMQNFQMLKALGKVQTPVLFKRGLSATISEWLNAAEYIASGGNENIIFCERGIRTYETFTRNTMDLNAVAALKELTHFPVIADPSHGTGRWQMVRPLARASVAVGADGLIIEVHCHPECALSDGDQSLVPRNFEQLMAEVRQIAPTVGRRA
- a CDS encoding N-acetyltransferase, which produces MVYRKARFDDIESIYELVHIYAAQGEMLPRSRNTLYENLRDMIVAEDAGAVVGVGALHIMWDRLAEVRMMAIDPARTRQGIGAEIVGYLLTEGDALGIEKVFTLTYKPDFFRKLGFIRISREELPQKVWKECIDCPKYPNCDEIAMIKV